A stretch of DNA from Thunnus thynnus chromosome 16, fThuThy2.1, whole genome shotgun sequence:
tttagctgctaaatgctccactatgttcagcagctagtctacagctaactgttagcaggtagtgttcagctgctttttacagcttcttctctctgaaaacgacgctatgagacgctgagagtgaaccagaacagtaaagttgcagccggacagataaacaatgagctgaaactcactataaagctccgtaaagccgagaggagctgcagagtctctgatgattctctgtaggttcattacacactgacacatcagacagaaaattaattgccaaaattctctgattgcagcttcttaactgtgaatattttctggtttctttagtctctatgacagtaaactttgggttgtgaacaaaacaagacatttgatgacgtcatcttggtctttgggaaacattgatccacatttttcactattttctgacattttatagaccaaacaactaatagaTTGAGAAAATACTGGACAGATTAACCGATAACTAACTGATAACTGCAGCTCTACACACACGTCAGCCGCGTCAGTAAACTCTTCGTACCCTGCGAGTCCAGTGCCAGGTTTTTGGATCCGTCTGGACCTTCAAACACCACAGAGTCCTGGATCTGCTGCACCAGCAGCTTCAGGAAGTACTGCCTGGCCATGTCGCCGTCACAGAGGCTGCTGGGAAACGCGGTCTGCTGGTCGTCTTTGAACCTTTGAGTTcaggagaaaacacaaataaaaaatgtgaaagaaacGACTCGGCGACACTAACTAACAAACTGGAAGAATCTTCTTCTACAGACGCATCGGAGCTGTGGTGAGTTCATGCTGCACTGACCTGACACTCAGACTGTGTGTGGGGTCGAAGTCGGTCCTCCTCACCAGGTCCAGACCTGCAGACAGAGCCTGGTCCCCTCTCACCTCCACCTGGACCCCGACGGGACGCAGCTGAGGGGCCAAAGCCTGCAGGAGCTCCTCAGGTGAGCCAACAGGTAACGACGGTCTGACAGAGAgatttaaacgcacaatatgtaatttcagccgctaggggtctcagtcaaaacaataacaacagacggagtgtgatgatggtgtgaagtagcaagggatcatgggagttgttgtctttgttgttaaataagCAGCTTCagcgggataggattactccagtgttcatcatccgcagaggtctcctcctctccagaacaaacggacccggagattacaggtaaaaacactgaataaaactgtttcacctaaaaaaatcagtgtttctccgacgatgtacggcgaccaccggacgtccggtacgggctgttagccgagctgctgctaacgtttgttcggtttatttctcttataactttagatccagacgttcggccGGTTTCTTCCTCTCCAGAAACAAACgtacacacagattaaaatcgttaaaatactaattaaagctgtttcacctaaaaaaatcaatatttctctgacgatgtttggtgaccaccggacttcctggaggggctgttagccgagctgctgctaacgtttgtccagtttatttctctgataacttaagatccagacgtccaatgactaaaatccttcttccggctaaaagatatagttaaaaaccacctaaatttatcatgaaaatgtgtcttaaaactgaataaaagtccatttataacagtttgtgtggaacaaccacaacgccgatgtattatcttgtatgtgtgtaagttactctttggtagacgccattgtagcggacaaacacagcgccgccgtatgcatctggtgcgtgtttactctttggtagaggaggtatgacgccatcgacaggcgaccaaataaaacggtccgttactttgattgaattacagatttctctggaacattgttggaaacatttgggataatgtaagaacacaactcaacaacatatataacataggtctagttgtttttagacattttaatgtggaataattacatattatacctttaaggGATTTTATATGTTTAAGTAATACAAAGTCCTTGCAGGTGCGTCGGATCATAATCTCTGACTGTAAAACGGCTAAAAAATCCTGCACGCTGTCGATCGCTTGTACTCACTTTACTAACGACGTTTCAgtcctcagaccttcatcagtCAAGATTCCTCATCAATCATTGTTAATAAAGTTAAGTACAAAGGATCAACAGCGTTTAGGATTTACAGTCGTATGTTTAAAGTTAcgctatgcaggatttgttggttgctGTTTGTAAGGAGGACAGGTGTGTTTCATTTGTCTACCTTTTACAGCTGACGGAGGGCAGGTGCGTTTCATTTGTCTACCTTTTACAGCTGACGGAGGGCAGGTGCGTTAGGTTTGTCTACCTTTTACAGCTGACGGAGGGCAGGTGCGTTAGGTTTGTCTACCTTTTACAGCTGACGGAGGACGGGTGCGTTAGGTTTGTCTACCTTTTACAGCTGATGGAGGACGGGTGCGTTTCATTTGTCTACCTTTTACAGCTGACGGAGGACAGGTGCGTTAGGTTTGTCTACCTTTTACAGCTGACGGAGGACAGGTGCGTTAGGTTTGTCTACCTTTTACAGCTGATGGAGGACAGGTACGTTAGGTTTGTCTACCTTTTACAGCTGACGGAGGACGGGTGCGTTAGGTTTGTCTACCTTTTACAGCTGATGGAGGACAGGTACGTTAGGTTTGTCTACCTTTTACAGCTGACGGAGGACGGGTGCGTTAGGTTTGTCTACCTTTTACAGCTGACGGAGGGCAGGTGCGTTAGGTTTGTCTACCTTTTACAGCTGATGGAGGACAGGTACGTTAGGTTTGTCTACCTTTTACAGCTGACGGAGGACGGGTGCGTTTCATTTGTCTACCTTTTACCGCTGACGGAGGGCAGGTGTGTTAGGTTTGTCTACCTTTTACAGCTGACGGAGGACAGGTGCGTTAGGTTTGTCTACCTTTTACAGCTGACAGAGGACAGGTGCGTTAGGTTTGTCTACCTTTTACAGCTGATGGAGGACGGGTGCGTTAGGTTTGTCTACCTTTTACAGCTGACGGAGGACGGGTGCGTTAGGTTTGTCTACCTTTTACAGCTGACGGAGGACGGGTGCGTTAGGTTTGTCTACCTTTTACAGCTGATGGAGGACGGGTGCGTTAGGTTTGTCTACCTTTTACAGCTGATGGAGGACAGGTGCGTTTCATTTGTCTACCTTTTACAGCTGATGGAGGAGTGGATGGAGGACAGGTGGCGTTTGGACAGCAGACTCCTCCTCGGACCCCCCTGAGGAGACGCGACCAGAGAAGCTGGAGAAGACAAATACATGTTACACGTACAGAAGCATCATCACAACGATTTCTacaacaacagtaacaaaaatCAGAAATCTGTTTGCAGAGTTTGTTCTGAAGTGAGAACTCTTGTGATACTTCTTGTGCACGTGTATGACTGACTGCATGTTCAACGACTTCTTGtggttgcagtgattcacaattgttgaaaaacctattttataacaTGTTTTAACTCACAATTGACTGCTGAATCATCTTAACTGGCCACAAGTGATAAACAACTGCTGCAAAAGGCCTTTCCAGCAATCAGCTAAAAACCAGTCTGTTTTTAGCCGAGGCCACATTCTGGTCTTTgttgtggctcaaaaactgacatccatagaagagtttggtctcatcttgaaccagAGCATCTGCAGATCAATTCTGTACCCGATATGTTACGATCCACTAAAGTTAAGACACGATATGAGACGAATAAATCCCTGTTTATATTAACTTCACTGCCATCTTGTGACTGTACGGGGAGCCAGGAGGGACAATTGAAAAAAACCATCACACTGTTCTATGCATCTTAAAGAAAGCTGAGACTACAGCTGCCTCAGACACACCCGCTGGAGATCTGCACTCTTCTAGTTTAGTTTGTTTCAGATTCTGAGagatattttaattaaagctgaaacaattaattgacactttgattgacagcaacacttttgttcattaaataattgtttttaaagtaaatttttttttaaaaatccatgaaTTCCAGTTTCTCTAATGTataaatttgctgtttttctctgttttacatcattgtaaagtgaatattttggggttttggacatGTGAAGACGTCAACGAGCATTCTGGGAAAATGTTTTCTGACAACCAGcggattaataaataatgaaaagaaacaataaaatcaggccgaaaaatacatcacaataaaatattttatttcagtcaaTATAAAAAATTATTGATAAGTTTTAATAACCTATTTTTAATAAAGATCAGGAGAAAAAAGGTTGAATTTAACTACATTACTTTGAACAATTTCCTCGCCGTCTGCACTCATTTTCTCACTGCACGCcgtttctgttgttgtgtcacATGACGATGATGCAACCGAACAACAACACCTGTTAAATGATTGGCCGCTGTTTGTGTGTCACTCGGAGCTCCATTATCAATGGATGTGATTGGCCGTTTATGAACCCGGGAGGGAGCGCGTCTGGCGTTTGTTCAGCAACCAAACTTTGCATATTCATTACGTGCTGTCATGGCGGTTTGCTTTTAAGTGAAACTATCAAACGTTATATTGAATAATGTTCTTATTGCTATTGATGAAGTGTTGATCATTGGTACGTATCGCTAGTGTTTGATCGCCCGGGCCTacaataaaatgtgtatttttgccCAGATTTCAACTGGCATCAATGATAATGATTTGATCCTTTTTCCACCACAGACAAACAAGCCACTTAGTATTAAAACATAATTGACCAGCAGTGagtcagtctgtcagtgacTCAGACCTTTCCCGTCAGTAGCCTGCGTGCAGTCGGTGCACGGCCAGTCTGTGGTGTACAACTTCAGCCCCGAGCATTTCCTGTGAGTCCCTCTGGATCCACACAGGCGGCAGCGGATCACCTCGAACCacctgaaacaaacaacaacaacaacgttattatggcagcagcagcagcagcagcagcagcagcggcagcagcagcagcagcagcaggacgtgCTGCTCTACCAGCTGAGACACTGTTGACATACTGTTGCTTCTTGTGACATAAAGGTCGTACCCGGTCTTGGCGGAGTGCGTGCGTCCGTTGTCGCAGAGGCAGGTGAGAGCATCGCAGCGCGTGTAAACCTCCAGCAGCTCTGAATACGCATTTGCCTCCAACTCCCATGAGGCATCTCTGCAGGGAGACAGAGCAGGTGGTGAACGACAGTGATCGACTTCATTCTGTCCCTACTGTTAGTTTAATGTCACGTACAGAACTTTCCTGCTGTTATGTGGTCAAAATCAAAGAACAACAACACAGCCGTTACCTCTCTGGGATGTATATTCCCATCCTCAGCATCTCCTCCTGGAAGTTTTCCTTGTTGTTACAGAGAGTGCATCTGAAGAAGAACAGGCCTGCGCTGTGGGCCTGACgctgacacacaaaaacacacatttacaggtagacagacaggaaacaactTATTAACACTCCTGTACTTCCTGATACAACCTTTAAACAAAGTCTACATGCTCTTCAAAACAGTTCTGTGAACAAACACGCTGGATTCTGGGCTGTCTGAGACGAAACGTGATGAAATCTGTGGTCGTCGATCCAAACGGTGTCCCAGATCTCACCGAGAGACTCGTCTGTACGCACAGctattctaaaaaaaaagaatattaatgtGGCCGAGATGAACAAATGAAGGCTGGTCACTAATAAAGGATGGCTCAACATTAgtcaagtttccatccaaatttagcacaaattttaattaACTTTCTAGAAagtgatcaaaagaaaatgtattgaatgtttgttttgcaggGATCAATaatcagggaaatctgtaccacCAGTTTCCCTCCTCCAGACCAGGTAACATTTCTGGGGGAAATGCCAGTATGGACGTGTTGTGAGAGTGGAGCGAACGAACCAATCACACGGGGTGCTCGGTTTCGGCTCGTCTATTTTCAACATGGCGGCCGCGTCACAAACTCTCTCATATCTGAGCTAAACAGtaaacactaaaatatgtttctggaaacatctgagaagagaaacagacaacgtgacagaatcttgattcatatttgatcagaaCTGTCTAGATTGATCTGAGTTCTGTGAGtttcaccttcttcttcttctgttgagtttatGGCGGTTTgcatccataagtgttgcattaccgccatctgctggactcttccttgcatcatcatcatctattcCAGCTTTGCCATGTATGTGTGAGAAAGTGCAAGATGGAAATGTTCCTGactgtagctgcatgtgtgaacagTGAAAACCACTAACTGTGCCTGAAGGGTTATCTCAGTGATTTACACGagacttttgatgtcttaatgctgaaaatgtttattgaaagcACTCGGCCAAGTGGAGAACCgaaaacagtaaacaccagagtGTTCTGCCCTCCGAGTCCTCGTctttatcagcctacaatatgaaaaattagtctgattggttcactagtttctaaacgaGTGACTGCACTTTACCCGTGACAGTTTAAGTCATGTTGCGtgtaatttcagcagttttggtttgagCGTCTGGGaagcctcctctgaccttggtaaccatggagATGCTGATAAACCCTCgctcagagaggtttctgctttcaccaaaacatcacagacagctgacgTCTCGAGGAGAGATTAAGAATTACGGCGTGACCTCAAGGCTTCGTCTTGACCCCGATGTCACTCCGACCTGTAaccccctaaagatggaaaatccCAGAACAGGAACTAcgtgtgaaagaggcttttaGTTGTTTGTTACCTGCACACAGTCTCTGTGGAACCAGCTGGCGTGGCAGGACGGACACTTGAGGACGGAGTAGGACAGGATGGGATCGATGGAGTCCAAACAGATGGAGCAGGACTGAGGCAGACTGAGGTCGGAGCCCACACACAGAGACTGGAAGGGGCTGTGATCCGGACAGTAagacctggacacacacacacacacaggtttggACCACTTCATCCTTCTACTTCTAGAGTTTGTTGTGCTCACTTTGATGCAGGTGATTGATTAAAAAACTGCTGTTCACACATTGTTACTTTATGTATTGATTCACTGTCTGATGAATCGAGTCAAACTGTGCTTTTAGTTTCATGTctgatcttttttattttatgtaacacCAAACTGCAGCTTCAACAGAAGCAGCATGACTACAGTCTGTTGTTAGTGTGACATATTCTTTGTTTACTTGCTGTTTAAAGCTACAGTTTGGGTTTCACTTTGTGCTAAATCATCTTCATCTAAGTCTTCATGAAGTCTGGAGGTTGTGCAGCTTTATTTGCTACATTTAATATTATAAACTTGTCTCGATATTTGTTGAATAGTGACAAAAGGGGGTCAGAGGAATCTTGAtattacaatttaatttattgCTCAAATATCTAATTTACATGGATTGTGTGGTGATTATTTGCAACAGAGTTTAAAAactgttattatgaaaaatcTACACTTTGTTTCCcatcatttattaatgattaacAAACTACTGACCGGTAACGTCCAATAACTGATGACATTTGTATCCCTCCACCAATCACACTGTTGAACTGGAGTCTAACCAGTCGTCATCCAGCTCTCATATGAAATtaagtgtttcatgtttttgtggaACTCACGGGAAGCTGCCGGTAAACTGCGAGATGAACTTTTGTTTCCTCCCGCAGGGGAAGTGAACCATCTTCCTGCAACTCCTGACGTAACAGCCGACGCACGCTCCCTTCTTCTTACAGCCGTAACacctctgaaacacacacacagtagacacacaatagacacactgttaacacacagtagacacacaatagacacactgttaacacacagtagacacacaatagacacactgttaacacacagtagacacacaacagacacactgttaacacacagtagacacacaaTAGACACACTGTTAACACACAATAGACACACAATAGACACACTGTTaacacacagtagacacacagtaaacagacagtaaacagacagtaaagacacagtaaacagacagtaaagacacagtaaacagacagtaaacagacagtaaacagacagtaaagacacagtaaacagacagtaaacagacagtaaacagacagtaaagacacagtaaacagacagtaaacagacagtaaacagacagtaaagacacagtaaacagacagtaaacagacagtaaagacacagtaaacagacagtaaacagacagtaaacagacagtaaagacacagtaaacagacagtaaacagacagtaaacagacagtaaagacacagtaaacagacagtaaacagacagtaaacagacagtaaagacacagtaaacagacagtaaacagacagtaaacagacagtaaacagacagtaaagacacagtaaacagacagtaaacagacagtaaacagacagtaaagacacagtaaacagacagtaaacagacagtaaagacacagtaaacagacagtaaacagacagtaaacagacagtaaagacacagtaaacagacagtaaagacacagtaaacagacagtaaacagacagtaaagacacagtaaacagacagtaaagacacagtaaacagacagtaaacagacagtaaagacacagtaaacagacagtaaagacacagtaaacagacagtaaagacacagtaaacagacagtaaacagacagtaaagacacagtaaacagacagtaaacagacagtaaacacacagtaaacacacagtaaacagacagtaaacagacagtaaagacacagtaaacacacagtaaacacacagtaaacagacagtaaagacacagtaaacacacagtaaacacacagtaaacagacagtaaacacacagtaaacacacagtaaacagacagtaaagacacagtaaacacacagtaaacacacagtaaacagacagtaaacacacagtaaacacacagtaaacagacagtaaacacacagtaaacacacagtaaacagacagtaaagacacagtaaacacacagtaaacacacagtaaagacacagtaaacacacagtaaacacacagtaaacacacagtaaacagacagtaaacacacagtaaacacacagtaaacacacagtaaacacacagtaaacacacagtaaagacacagtaaacacacagtaaacacacagtaaacagacagtaaagacacagtaaacacacagtaaacacacagtaaacagacagtaaagacacagtaaacacacagtaaacagacagtaaacacacagtaaacacacagtaaacagacagtaaacagacagtaaacagacagtaaacacacagtaaacacacagtaaacagacagtaaagacacagtaaacacacagtaaagacacagtaaacacacagtaaacacacagtaaacacacagtaaacagacagtaaagacacagtaaacacacagtaaagacacagtaaacacacagtaaacacacagtaaacagacagtaaacacacagtaaacacacagtaaagacacagtaaacacacagtaaacacacagtaaacagacagtaaacacacagtaaacacacagtaaacagacagtaaagacacagtaaacacacagtaaacacacagtaaacagacagtaaacacacagtaaacacacagtaaacagacagtaaacagacagtaaacagacagtaaagacacagtaaacagacagtaaacagacagtaaagacacagtaaacagacagtaaacagacagtaaacagacagtaaagacacagtaaacagacagtaaacagacagtaaagacacagtaaacagacagtaaacagacagtaaacacacagtaaacagacagtaaacagacagtaaagacacagtaaacacacagtaaacagacagtaaagacacagtagacacacagtaaacacacagtaaacagacagtaaacacacagtaaacacacagtaaacagacagtaaacacacagtaaacacacagtaaacagacagtaaacagacagtaaagacacagtaaacacacagtaaacacacagtaaacagacagtaaacacacagtaaacagacagtaaacagacagtaaagacacagtaaacacacagtaaacacacagtaaacagacagtaaagacacagtaaacacacagtaaacagacagtaaacacacagtaaacacacagtaaacacacagtaaacagacagtaaagacacagtaaacacacagtaaacagacagtaaacacacagtaaacacacagtaaacacacagtaaacagacagtaaagacacagtaaacagacagtaaacagacagttaacagacagtaaacagacagtaaacagacagtaaacagacagtaaagacacagtaaacagacagtaaacagacagtaaacagacagtaaacagacagtaaagacacagtaaacagacagtaaacagacagtaaacagacagtaaagacacagtaaacagacagtaaacagacagtaaagacacagtaaacagacagtaaacagacagtaaagacacagtaaacagacagtaaacagacagtaaagacacagtaaacagacagtaaacagacagtaaagacaggaagaggaagtcATGGTGCAGCGAGCGTCTCGTGGTGTAAAGTCCTCGGTTTCATGTGTCACTGCTGCCTGATGCTGTTTGTCAGTCAGACGTCTTTTACATTAAAGTGAGTTAAACATGTTGTGATCTGGAGGAAGAAGATGATCTTTTGTTTCACGCTGGATTCTGAGCTGTCTGAGACTAAACTTTACTATCGTGAGAGAAACGTGGTGAAATTTGTGGTCGTCGATCCAAACTGTGTCCTGAGAGACTCGCCCGCCGACGGCAGATTTGGAGACTTTCAGACAGAAATTAGGAATCCGACCAATCAGAATacgacatgaaatgacacagaacaTACTGGTCGGTGTGACGTTGACTGCGTAAGTGCAGTTTTGTAATAATATTTAAGAGGAAAACACACTCGTTCTCCTTCATTTGTCCACGATACACAAAGAACAAACAGATGGAGGCAAAGGAAGAAGACGTTTATGTGTCTGCTGCAGACGGACGATCTGATGTCGTGTCTTTATCTTCATCACGGCGCTACGATTCACCAACGTTCATCTCACAATCTGACAAACTGATATCAGACGGTCTGACACAGATTTTTATAACATCTCCCACAATGTGTCATGTGATAAACGTACATAATCGTCGTTGTCACACCCTTCAGTTTGAGAATAAAACCGAATCACTCACCAGTCTGGCTGAACGGCGACTCTCCTGTTTGATGTCGTCCACCAGGAAACCAAACACGCCTTCGTTCTCTTCCCCTCGCTGGTAAACTCCACAAGACGTCAGCTGGAACACATTTATGATAAATAACGTCACAGTATCGCTCGTGTTCATGCTGGACGagatttgttttcaggtaacTGTGGGCAGAATTCTTCATTACCATCAACAGATAATCAATCTGCAActcatttgatcatttttccagcaaaaataccaaaatttCACAGGTTCCCGCTTCTGACATGTGACtattcaatgtttttatatgtcatatatgatagtaagaTTAAGATTTTTAGACTTttggtatttaaaaaaaaaagattttagaAAATTCTAACAGGTTTTTGTCATATCTTTCTCACATTCTTAGAAATAAAACgattatttgagaaaataacgggcagattaattgacaataaaaatgattttattgatatgagatgaaacagcgatagaaaaaaaaactcaatttacttaaattgactttaaaaactgtagaaacatataaataaatggaCAAACAATAAGTAAATAATGTGCAACAGGCTACGGTTGTAAATAAGTGTAGaaatgattataaatgtgtttggtCTTTTCAACCGTGTTGCCTGAAATCACTGCATTCATACTGGGAGACACCAGTTACTAAACCACTGATTCACTGCACCTGTAAAACCAGTTTATCCCTTCAAACTAAAGTCACTGAACTCTGCAGGTTTTCACCGAGGTTTCCTTAAATCTTGAGGAAGCTGTttgttgttatgtttgtgtGACAAACGGAATATATTTACAGAACTGTGCAAAAAGTTTTATGCccctttagatgtttagattcttctccGTAATAAATAAACCATCAggaggcgtctgatcatctgcagcagGACAACAAACATCCAGCCACAGTCATAAAGATCTATCTTcagtctctgatctcaacatcatggagtcagtctgggatgaacatgaagacacagaagaagaactgtggcgACTTCTCCGAGATGCAGGaacactgaggagaactgctgctgattTAAAGACAAAGCTGCTCACAACAGATATTAATTTACtttcagtttctgctgtttattcaACTTTGGATCAagttaactgatcaataaaaactatttatggCTTCCTCACTTTACTataagtgcctaaaacttttgcacagcaCTGAATATACAAgtatacaagcacacacagactTACCAAACAGAAGTAGTGCACGGAGAGTTTATGCTCTTTGAGTGTGACTTTTTCCCCAAACATGGCCGGATCATCATCACTGAGTCTGCACAGAGCACAAcctgcacacgcacacacgcatacgcacacacacacacacacacacacacacacactttatttcaACAAACAATTTAAAGCAGCTCAGAGTAAAACTTCTGCTCTTCATGTGACTATTTTCCCGACTTCATACTGTTTTGGCCTTTTTGGTGAAATCTCTCTGAATGTCACAATCATATTTATTAATTGGCATCTTCTATGTTCAAAATACATATTGTCCAGATTCCTTAGTTCATTTTTCCTTGTAAAATCTTTTCCCATATATATTTATGGGTACAAACAGAGCTGATCAACGTATAAATAttataatcatattttaaaGTGATTCTTAATATCTTCTGATTTCTCTTCCTGTTGTTTGGtcattatcaataataatttctttttttttttcctcaaaaattTACAGGACTGAAAATATCTCCTTAAAGCACCAATAGTTGTGTAATCTGTCGTCACATTTGAGTTTTGAAGCAATTTGGTgcaaaaaaaatggagaaaaaccaactaaaaactaaaactaaaactaaacacCAACTGATAAATCCTGCGTAGTGAACCTTTAAACATGAATTATAGTAATAATGTGAAAAGCAGATATTGAATGCGTCTGTAGCTCCACTCACACTCCTCCAGGATGCTGCTGTCGGCGCCGGCGCCCTGTGACCCCTTCACCTTCTTCCTCATGTTGGTGTGAAGCGACCCTGCAGGACGTCAACCAccggggtcagaggtcagataTACTGAGGCATCGCTTCAGTCTTCAGTTCATCACcaatatacatacataacaAAGTGTATATAAAGTAGCTAATAAAAATCAAGAAAGCAGAAAACGGCTTCTC
This window harbors:
- the g2e3 gene encoding G2/M phase-specific E3 ubiquitin-protein ligase, with the translated sequence MRKKVKGSQGAGADSSILEECCALCRLSDDDPAMFGEKVTLKEHKLSVHYFCLLTSCGVYQRGEENEGVFGFLVDDIKQESRRSARLRCYGCKKKGACVGCYVRSCRKMVHFPCGRKQKFISQFTGSFPSYCPDHSPFQSLCVGSDLSLPQSCSICLDSIDPILSYSVLKCPSCHASWFHRDCVQRQAHSAGLFFFRCTLCNNKENFQEEMLRMGIYIPERDASWELEANAYSELLEVYTRCDALTCLCDNGRTHSAKTGWFEVIRCRLCGSRGTHRKCSGLKLYTTDWPCTDCTQATDGKASLVASPQGGPRRSLLSKRHLSSIHSSISCKRPSLPVGSPEELLQALAPQLRPVGVQVEVRGDQALSAGLDLVRRTDFDPTHSLSVRFKDDQQTAFPSSLCDGDMARQYFLKLLVQQIQDSVVFEGPDGSKNLALDSQALREDVYFDVGCLLAISLVHGGPPVGFFSGALYQCLFNYPANRPLTVTHMTPDTHFTRQVSRIAEAESLDNLKEAVAASWEFLELAGCNRPISSLAEREALVEDLVNFTMITRMQLPLQRIREGLQTLGVFDQVQLFPSAFCGVFCEAADRLTAQTVGQLFAVNFSQQEERLNRETRVISFWRHFLMESEVGRSSISLQDLLCFATGAEELPAAGLRPPPSISFLHPFNSSPSGMEEDGGGEKEAGRPGMEEWRDEGLFPQSQPGSKHLLLPVTSSYQAFKSSMEQAISHRVHLLPTER